In the Patescibacteria group bacterium genome, TCCAAGCACTCTCTTCACCTTAATCTGCTCATTCTCCAATTCCGGCGCCTGCCTAAGCGCTTCTCCAGCTTCAATTTTATTCCAATCTTCTTTAACATCTTCGCGCAAAGCGTTTTCCAAGCCGGTAACCTGGGCCGTCGGCTCAATATCAATCGTGTCAACTTCTTTTAACTGTTCAAAGTAATTTAAAACAGCCGACAGCTGGCTGCCGTATTTTTTTAATTCCTCATCCGTTAATTCTAACCTAGCTAAATCCGCAATATATTTTATTTCTTCTCTTTTTAACTTCATATCAATTACAAATTACAAATCAAACACAAATTCACAAATATTTATTATTAGGATTAAAGGCTCTAAAAATCTTAACGCCATTAGAGGTAAAGTGGGCTAAAATAGCTAGCTTCATTCCCGTTACGGCTAAATACTTTTTTATTTGCTCAATATTTTTTCTCGAGAAATAATCTCCTCTTTTGATTTCCAATACTATTATATCCTCAATAATAAAATCAATATAGTTCCTGCCGATAGTTTCTCCATAAAACATTATCCGATAAGGCGCTTGCCTTTTATAGTTAATTCCATTCTCAAGCAAACTTTTAGCTATAGCGTTTTCATAGATTTTCTCCGGATAACCACAACCTAATTCATTATAAACTTCATATAATATTCCTACTATTTTATAGCTTAAATCCTTATAAAGTACTTCGCTATCCTCCTCTTGATTCATATTAATTACGAATTTGTGTTATTGGTCCCGCCACCTTATTATTTTATGTGGGCGGGATCCCGCCCAAGGCGGTGATGATCAGATTTGTGAATTTGTAATTAAATCATTTTTAAAAACTCCTCTTCATCAACAATCTTCACTCCTAATTTTTTGCCTTTTTCATATTTGCTCCCCGGCTCTGCTCCGGCCACCACATAATCAGTTTTCTTGCTGACTGATGAAGACACATCCCCTCCCAACTCCCTTATCTTAACTTTTGCCTGTTCCCTTGTCAAACTATCTAAGGTCCCGGTTAAAACAAAGGTTTTATCTGCTAAAATTTGCTTTCTGCCTCCGCCAGCTAAAGTTTTAGCTTTCACGCCGCTTTTTTCTAATTTTTCCAGCAATTCTAAATTATGCTTATTATTAAACCAATCATAAACACTCTTAGCCATAATATGGCCAAAATCATAGATCCCCTCAGTTTTTTCTAAACTAGCTTTTTTCATTTTTTCTAAACTGCCAAATCTTTTCGCCAGTTCAATCGCCGATTCTTCGCCTACATGTCTTATGCCTAAACCATAAATAAAGCGGGGTAAATCTATATTTTTCTTATCATTAATAGCCCTTATTAAATTATCCGCTGACTTTTCCGCAAATCTTTCTAAAGGCTCTAAATCACCAACTGTTAAATTATAAAAATCACTTATATCTCTAACCAATCCCTCTTTCATTAATTGCTCAATAATTTTCGGGCCTAAGCCGGGAATATCAACCGCATTCTTGGAAGACCAATGAGTTAAACGCCGAAGATTAACAGCATAGCAATTTTTATTAGGACAACGGTAAGCCACTTCGCCCGGCGCTTTTACCACCTCGCTCTCGCACATTGGACAAATTTTTGGCGCTTTAATTTCCTTTTCTCCTCCCGAGCGCAAATTAGGTAAAACTTTTACCACTTTCGGGATAACGTCTCCGGCCCGCTGGATAATAACCGTATCGCCGATTTTCACTCCCAAACGCTTTATCTCGTCCATATTATGCAAAGTGGCATGGGTAATTGTAACCCCGCCGACCCGCGCCGGCTCCATTAACGCAGTCGGGGTTAAAGTTCCGGTCCGGCCCACCTGCCAGACAACCTCTTTAATTTTTGTCGTTGCCTGCAAAGCGGCAAATTTGTAGGCCATCATATAGCGCGGCCCCTTGCCCACAAACCCAAGAACCGGCCATAATTTTAAATCATTTACCACCACGACCACGCCGTCGCATTCAAATGGCATCTTCTCCCGATTTTTTTCCCAATAATCGTGAAATTTAAAAACTTCGGATAAATCCCGGCAATATTTATTTTCTTTCAACACTTTAAAACCAAAAACTTCCGCCAATTTATGTTCCTGCTCATGGCTGGCTAAGCCAAAATCGGTCGCCAAGGAATAAACATAAAAGCTTAATTTTCTTTCCGCTGAAAGTTTGGGATTAAGCTGCCTGATTGATCCGGCGGCTCCGTTGCGCGGATTAGCCAGTTGAGGCTTGCTTTCTTTTTTATACTTTTCATTAAGCTCGTTAAAGACTTGCCTGGTCATTACCGCCTCTCCCCGCACTTCTATTTCCCCTTTTTCCAAAGCCGCTAAAACCCGCTTTATTTGCCCGGCCTCCAGCCCTATTTTTTTTAATTCACTTTCCTGCGGCTCTCTCAATCGCAAAGGTATGCTTTCAATGGTTTTTAAATTCTGGGTTACGTCTTCGCCAACCTTGCCGTCCCCGCGAGTCGCCCCCTGAATAAAAACTCCTTTTTTATATTTTAAAGTAACGGCTAAGCCGTCTAATTTAAGCTCGCAATAATAATCAAACTTGCCCCCTTTTGAAAGGGCCCGCCTGCCGGCAGGCGGGGGGTGTAGGGGGGTTAAATTGTTTCCCCCTTTCGAAAGGGGGGCTGGGGGGATTAGTTTTTCTATTCTCTCCTCCCAATCTTTCATATCTTCCTCGCTAAAAGAATCAAATAAAGACATCATGGGCCGGGAATGAACCACTTTAACGAATTTATCCAAGGGCTTGCCGCCCACTCTTTGCGTGGGTGAATCAGCCGTAATGAATTCCGGATTTTCCCGCTCCAATTTAGCTAACTCATTTTTTAAACTGTCTAAAGCCGCATCGCTTATTTCAATTTTGTCCAAAACATGATAAAGATAGCGATGATGGTCAATCTCTTTTTTTAGTTTGGCTATTCGTTTTTTTATATCAACTTTATTCATTTTTCTAAATGAAGATTTATTTAATATTAACCTAAACAATTTCCTTTTTTATTTTTTTGTCCATATTTATTTAAAGGCAATCGATTTCTTTTTTAAATAAAATTATTCAAATGCTTCGCACTGGCAGGAAAGATCAGCCCCCTCATTATAAGTATTCCAACATCTGACATATCTTGAATCGGAGGAAAGAGTCTGTATGTATAAATAACCATTATAACCATAAGTTGGAACAACTTGATCATAACAATCCGTACCTAAAGTACACCAAGTTGTATAATTTGAGCCCTGTTTGCCCCGACAACGAACTTTATTTTTACCAACATAACTACCGGCTACTCCAAAAATATTAACTCCGCTTTTTATATTTCCGCTTGCCAAATCGGCATCCAGGGCGCTCTTGGTCGCTTGCGATATGTAACAGTTGCCGGAATTGTCAGCCAGACAATCACTATAAACCGGCCCGGAATAACTGCCGTCCACACCGAAAATATTGATGCCGGTTTTGATGTTGCCGGCGGTTAAATCAGTATCCAGATCGCTTTTGTAAACCTGGCTTATATAACATTCCCCGCTATTATTGGGAGTACAAGGGACGCTTTTGGAGTCAACATACTCTTTTATGTCCCCATAAAAAGGATCCCCCGGGTCGGGATAAGTATATTCCAAACAATCCCAGCACCAGCCGCTCAAAGTGTCGGCATCGCCCGAAGGGGCGCCTAAAAGCAAATCAATATTAGTAAATAAAATCCCGCCCAATATTATTAAAAAAGCGGCAATAATAATCAAAATTCCTTTTTTTGTCTCTATCTCCCTGTTAATTAATCCCATATTTTTAAAATTAATAATGATAAATAATTATTCTAAATATAACTTGCGCAATTTAAAGTTCCGCTAAGGCTAAAATTTATAGCATTGCTCCCTTGATCCCCTGAGAAATCCGCAAAGCCAGATGAAAATGTTAAAATATTAAAGAAACCGAATGCGTATTTGCAATAGATTAAAATCTGGAATCTATATAATCTTTAATGTCAAACAAGCTTGCGCCGTTCAGGGTGGCGGCGTCAAAAGATACGGGGACGCAAGCTGCCCCGTCCCAAAAATAATCTTCTTCGCAGGCATAGCAGACTCCATCGCAGCAAGAACCGGAAGAAACCTGGGTGTTAGCCGGGGCAATCTGCCTGCAACCGGGC is a window encoding:
- the gatC gene encoding Asp-tRNA(Asn)/Glu-tRNA(Gln) amidotransferase subunit GatC translates to MKLKREEIKYIADLARLELTDEELKKYGSQLSAVLNYFEQLKEVDTIDIEPTAQVTGLENALREDVKEDWNKIEAGEALRQAPELENEQIKVKRVLG
- a CDS encoding GxxExxY protein, encoding MNQEEDSEVLYKDLSYKIVGILYEVYNELGCGYPEKIYENAIAKSLLENGINYKRQAPYRIMFYGETIGRNYIDFIIEDIIVLEIKRGDYFSRKNIEQIKKYLAVTGMKLAILAHFTSNGVKIFRAFNPNNKYL
- the ligA gene encoding NAD-dependent DNA ligase LigA, with product MNKVDIKKRIAKLKKEIDHHRYLYHVLDKIEISDAALDSLKNELAKLERENPEFITADSPTQRVGGKPLDKFVKVVHSRPMMSLFDSFSEEDMKDWEERIEKLIPPAPLSKGGNNLTPLHPPPAGRRALSKGGKFDYYCELKLDGLAVTLKYKKGVFIQGATRGDGKVGEDVTQNLKTIESIPLRLREPQESELKKIGLEAGQIKRVLAALEKGEIEVRGEAVMTRQVFNELNEKYKKESKPQLANPRNGAAGSIRQLNPKLSAERKLSFYVYSLATDFGLASHEQEHKLAEVFGFKVLKENKYCRDLSEVFKFHDYWEKNREKMPFECDGVVVVVNDLKLWPVLGFVGKGPRYMMAYKFAALQATTKIKEVVWQVGRTGTLTPTALMEPARVGGVTITHATLHNMDEIKRLGVKIGDTVIIQRAGDVIPKVVKVLPNLRSGGEKEIKAPKICPMCESEVVKAPGEVAYRCPNKNCYAVNLRRLTHWSSKNAVDIPGLGPKIIEQLMKEGLVRDISDFYNLTVGDLEPLERFAEKSADNLIRAINDKKNIDLPRFIYGLGIRHVGEESAIELAKRFGSLEKMKKASLEKTEGIYDFGHIMAKSVYDWFNNKHNLELLEKLEKSGVKAKTLAGGGRKQILADKTFVLTGTLDSLTREQAKVKIRELGGDVSSSVSKKTDYVVAGAEPGSKYEKGKKLGVKIVDEEEFLKMI